The following proteins are co-located in the Xiphophorus hellerii strain 12219 chromosome 2, Xiphophorus_hellerii-4.1, whole genome shotgun sequence genome:
- the nr2f2 gene encoding COUP transcription factor 2 isoform X3, with amino-acid sequence MHPATDESAAYAFAVQRGRVPPTQPHHGQFALTNGDPLHCHSYLSGYISLLLRAEPYPTSRYGSQCMQPNNIMGIENICELAARMLFSAVEWARNIPFFPDLQITDQVALLRLTWSELFVLNAAQCSMPLHVAPLLAAAGLHASPMSADRVVAFMDHIRIFQEQVEKLKALHVDSAEYSCLKAIVLFTTDACGLSDVAHVESLQEKSQCALEEYVRSQYPNQPTRFGKLLLRLPSLRTVSSSVIEQLFFVRLVGKTPIETLIRDMLLSGSSFNWPYMSIQ; translated from the exons ATGCATCCCGCTACGGACGAATCAGCAGCATATGCATTTG CCGTGCAAAGGGGACGGGTGCCACCCACACAGCCACACCACGGTCAGTTCGCCTTGACAAATGGAGACCCACTCCACTGCCATTCCTACTTATCCGGATATATCTCTCTTCTGCTGAGAGCGGAGCCCTACCCGACGTCCCGCTATGGCAGCCAGTGCATGCAGCCCAATAACATCATGGGCATCGAGAACATTTGCGAGCTGGCGGCCAGGATGCTCTTCAGCGCCGTGGAGTGGGCCAGGAATATTCCCTTCTTCCCGGACCTGCAGATCACAGACCAGGTGGCTCTGCTGAGGTTGACGTGGAGTGAGTTATTCGTACTCAACGCCGCGCAGTGCTCCATGCCCCTGCATGTGGCTCCTCTCCTAGCAGCGGCTGGCCTCCACGCCTCCCCAATGTCGGCGGACAGAGTGGTGGCCTTTATGGACCACATTAGGATCTTCCAGGAGCAAGTGGAGAAGCTCAAAGCTTTGCACGTTGACTCTGCCGAATATAGCTGCTTAAAGGCAATTGTGCTCTTCACCACAG ATGCTTGTGGCCTCTCAGATGTGGCCCATGTGGAAAGTTTGCAGGAGAAGTCCCAGTGCGCCCTGGAGGAATATGTCCGGAGCCAGTATCCCAATCAGCCAACACGGTTTGGGAAGTTGTTACTCCGCTTGCCTTCCCTCCGCACAGTCTCTTCCTCGGTCATAGAACAGTTATTTTTCGTCCGATTGGTAGGTAAAACCCCCATTGAAACTCTCATCAGGGATATGTTGCTGTCGGGGAGCAGTTTTAACTGGCCTTACATGTCAATTCAGTAA
- the nr2f2 gene encoding COUP transcription factor 2 isoform X1, whose translation MAMVAWRGSQDDVADTQGALSSQTQGGLSLPTPQPGQLNLTASQIAPPTPQTPVQGPPNNAQSTPTNQTSQQQSEKQPQHIECVVCGDKSSGKHYGQFTCEGCKSFFKRSVRRNLTYTCRANRNCPIDQHHRNQCQYCRLKKCLKVGMRREVSLFTAAVQRGRVPPTQPHHGQFALTNGDPLHCHSYLSGYISLLLRAEPYPTSRYGSQCMQPNNIMGIENICELAARMLFSAVEWARNIPFFPDLQITDQVALLRLTWSELFVLNAAQCSMPLHVAPLLAAAGLHASPMSADRVVAFMDHIRIFQEQVEKLKALHVDSAEYSCLKAIVLFTTDACGLSDVAHVESLQEKSQCALEEYVRSQYPNQPTRFGKLLLRLPSLRTVSSSVIEQLFFVRLVGKTPIETLIRDMLLSGSSFNWPYMSIQ comes from the exons ATGGCAATGGTAGCGTGGAGAGGCTCCCAGGACGATGTGGCTGACACCCAAGGCGCCCTTTCCTCGCAGACCCAAGGAGGACTATCCCTTCCCACCCCTCAGCCGGGCCAGCTGAACCTGACAGCCTCCCAGATCGCCCCACCGACCCCTCAGACTCCGGTGCAGGGACCCCCGAACAACGCGCAATCCACGCCGACGAACCAGACGTCGCAGCAGCAGTCGGAGAAGCAGCCGCAGCACATCGAGTGCGTGGTGTGCGGGGACAAATCTAGCGGCAAGCACTACGGCCAGTTCACCTGCGAGGGCTGTAAGAGCTTCTTCAAGCGGAGCGTACGGCGGAACCTCACTTATACATGCCGTGCCAACAGGAATTGTCCGATCGACCAGCACCACCGCAATCAGTGTCAGTACTGCCGCCTCAAAAAATGCCTTAAAGTCGGCATGAGACGGGAAG TTTCTCTTTTTACTGCAGCCGTGCAAAGGGGACGGGTGCCACCCACACAGCCACACCACGGTCAGTTCGCCTTGACAAATGGAGACCCACTCCACTGCCATTCCTACTTATCCGGATATATCTCTCTTCTGCTGAGAGCGGAGCCCTACCCGACGTCCCGCTATGGCAGCCAGTGCATGCAGCCCAATAACATCATGGGCATCGAGAACATTTGCGAGCTGGCGGCCAGGATGCTCTTCAGCGCCGTGGAGTGGGCCAGGAATATTCCCTTCTTCCCGGACCTGCAGATCACAGACCAGGTGGCTCTGCTGAGGTTGACGTGGAGTGAGTTATTCGTACTCAACGCCGCGCAGTGCTCCATGCCCCTGCATGTGGCTCCTCTCCTAGCAGCGGCTGGCCTCCACGCCTCCCCAATGTCGGCGGACAGAGTGGTGGCCTTTATGGACCACATTAGGATCTTCCAGGAGCAAGTGGAGAAGCTCAAAGCTTTGCACGTTGACTCTGCCGAATATAGCTGCTTAAAGGCAATTGTGCTCTTCACCACAG ATGCTTGTGGCCTCTCAGATGTGGCCCATGTGGAAAGTTTGCAGGAGAAGTCCCAGTGCGCCCTGGAGGAATATGTCCGGAGCCAGTATCCCAATCAGCCAACACGGTTTGGGAAGTTGTTACTCCGCTTGCCTTCCCTCCGCACAGTCTCTTCCTCGGTCATAGAACAGTTATTTTTCGTCCGATTGGTAGGTAAAACCCCCATTGAAACTCTCATCAGGGATATGTTGCTGTCGGGGAGCAGTTTTAACTGGCCTTACATGTCAATTCAGTAA
- the nr2f2 gene encoding COUP transcription factor 2 isoform X2, with the protein MAMVAWRGSQDDVADTQGALSSQTQGGLSLPTPQPGQLNLTASQIAPPTPQTPVQGPPNNAQSTPTNQTSQQQSEKQPQHIECVVCGDKSSGKHYGQFTCEGCKSFFKRSVRRNLTYTCRANRNCPIDQHHRNQCQYCRLKKCLKVGMRREAVQRGRVPPTQPHHGQFALTNGDPLHCHSYLSGYISLLLRAEPYPTSRYGSQCMQPNNIMGIENICELAARMLFSAVEWARNIPFFPDLQITDQVALLRLTWSELFVLNAAQCSMPLHVAPLLAAAGLHASPMSADRVVAFMDHIRIFQEQVEKLKALHVDSAEYSCLKAIVLFTTDACGLSDVAHVESLQEKSQCALEEYVRSQYPNQPTRFGKLLLRLPSLRTVSSSVIEQLFFVRLVGKTPIETLIRDMLLSGSSFNWPYMSIQ; encoded by the exons ATGGCAATGGTAGCGTGGAGAGGCTCCCAGGACGATGTGGCTGACACCCAAGGCGCCCTTTCCTCGCAGACCCAAGGAGGACTATCCCTTCCCACCCCTCAGCCGGGCCAGCTGAACCTGACAGCCTCCCAGATCGCCCCACCGACCCCTCAGACTCCGGTGCAGGGACCCCCGAACAACGCGCAATCCACGCCGACGAACCAGACGTCGCAGCAGCAGTCGGAGAAGCAGCCGCAGCACATCGAGTGCGTGGTGTGCGGGGACAAATCTAGCGGCAAGCACTACGGCCAGTTCACCTGCGAGGGCTGTAAGAGCTTCTTCAAGCGGAGCGTACGGCGGAACCTCACTTATACATGCCGTGCCAACAGGAATTGTCCGATCGACCAGCACCACCGCAATCAGTGTCAGTACTGCCGCCTCAAAAAATGCCTTAAAGTCGGCATGAGACGGGAAG CCGTGCAAAGGGGACGGGTGCCACCCACACAGCCACACCACGGTCAGTTCGCCTTGACAAATGGAGACCCACTCCACTGCCATTCCTACTTATCCGGATATATCTCTCTTCTGCTGAGAGCGGAGCCCTACCCGACGTCCCGCTATGGCAGCCAGTGCATGCAGCCCAATAACATCATGGGCATCGAGAACATTTGCGAGCTGGCGGCCAGGATGCTCTTCAGCGCCGTGGAGTGGGCCAGGAATATTCCCTTCTTCCCGGACCTGCAGATCACAGACCAGGTGGCTCTGCTGAGGTTGACGTGGAGTGAGTTATTCGTACTCAACGCCGCGCAGTGCTCCATGCCCCTGCATGTGGCTCCTCTCCTAGCAGCGGCTGGCCTCCACGCCTCCCCAATGTCGGCGGACAGAGTGGTGGCCTTTATGGACCACATTAGGATCTTCCAGGAGCAAGTGGAGAAGCTCAAAGCTTTGCACGTTGACTCTGCCGAATATAGCTGCTTAAAGGCAATTGTGCTCTTCACCACAG ATGCTTGTGGCCTCTCAGATGTGGCCCATGTGGAAAGTTTGCAGGAGAAGTCCCAGTGCGCCCTGGAGGAATATGTCCGGAGCCAGTATCCCAATCAGCCAACACGGTTTGGGAAGTTGTTACTCCGCTTGCCTTCCCTCCGCACAGTCTCTTCCTCGGTCATAGAACAGTTATTTTTCGTCCGATTGGTAGGTAAAACCCCCATTGAAACTCTCATCAGGGATATGTTGCTGTCGGGGAGCAGTTTTAACTGGCCTTACATGTCAATTCAGTAA